Proteins from one Pontibacter korlensis genomic window:
- a CDS encoding YDG/SRA domain-containing protein, whose amino-acid sequence MPRPIIFGEIPGIEEEHWFEGRREMMPSSFHRNWGAGIDGNALEGAAAIVLSGGYEDDKDLGDEIIYTGAGGNDPNTGKQIIDQSWENRGNSALLKSMNEGLPVRVIRGYTHKSALSPKSGYTYAGLFSVVDAWEEVGKSGFKICRFRLVYSGGNEERKSPEEVELDHSTKDKKRKQGTVMRVVRDTKIALEVKKLYKYECQVCKTAIKTKSGYYAEGAHIRPLGMPHDGDDSLANLLCLCPNHHVMFDKGTFTISDSFQILGEVEGELFVHPKHQIAPQHLTYHREIHGYN is encoded by the coding sequence ATGCCAAGACCCATCATATTCGGAGAAATTCCTGGTATTGAGGAAGAACATTGGTTTGAAGGTCGAAGAGAGATGATGCCTTCTAGCTTCCACCGAAATTGGGGCGCTGGGATAGATGGTAATGCCCTAGAAGGCGCTGCCGCTATTGTGCTTTCAGGAGGATATGAGGATGATAAGGATCTAGGGGATGAGATCATCTACACTGGGGCTGGAGGCAATGATCCGAATACAGGGAAACAGATCATAGATCAATCTTGGGAAAACAGGGGGAATTCAGCCCTTTTGAAAAGTATGAATGAGGGGCTACCAGTAAGGGTGATCAGGGGTTACACCCACAAATCAGCTCTCTCCCCAAAGAGCGGCTATACCTATGCTGGTTTGTTCAGCGTTGTTGATGCCTGGGAGGAAGTAGGGAAAAGTGGCTTTAAAATCTGCCGCTTCCGATTAGTCTACTCAGGTGGCAACGAAGAGAGGAAATCCCCAGAAGAAGTAGAACTAGACCATAGTACCAAGGATAAGAAACGAAAGCAAGGGACTGTTATGAGGGTGGTCCGCGACACAAAGATTGCCCTGGAAGTGAAGAAGCTGTATAAGTACGAGTGTCAAGTCTGCAAGACAGCCATCAAGACAAAAAGCGGGTACTATGCTGAGGGAGCACACATCCGCCCGCTAGGTATGCCTCATGATGGGGACGATAGCCTGGCAAACCTCCTCTGCCTCTGTCCGAATCATCATGTAATGTTCGATAAAGGTACTTTTACAATCTCAGACAGTTTTCAGATCTTAGGGGAAGTGGAAGGGGAACTATTTGTACATCCCAAGCACCAGATAGCCCCACAGCACCTTACATATCATAGAGAGATCCATGGCTATAATTAA
- a CDS encoding 7-cyano-7-deazaguanine synthase, whose amino-acid sequence MSNKDGVLLASGGLDSTTLAYWLLNEGIDFVPLFIKYGQHCAKTELETLKKVLPVSHANKIEIIDIQSVYQKSTSRFIKPANLWEEEVNADDLYIPYRNVLLLTIGATFAQTLGYSNVYSAFINSNHAKEIDCSNEFFQKMEDMLVDYGSVKIHMPFRYFSKYEVAKIGINLGAQIGYTFSCQASPEIPCGACPNCVDRLEALRKIETEA is encoded by the coding sequence ATGAGCAATAAAGACGGTGTTCTTCTGGCCTCCGGAGGCCTTGACTCTACCACCCTAGCCTATTGGCTGCTTAACGAGGGCATTGACTTTGTCCCCTTATTTATCAAATACGGCCAGCACTGCGCTAAAACAGAGTTAGAAACGTTAAAGAAGGTCCTTCCAGTTAGTCATGCTAATAAAATTGAGATTATTGACATCCAATCGGTATATCAAAAGTCTACGTCTCGTTTTATAAAGCCTGCAAACCTTTGGGAGGAAGAGGTAAATGCTGATGACCTCTACATACCTTATCGTAATGTGTTGCTACTAACTATTGGCGCCACTTTCGCGCAAACTTTAGGCTATTCTAACGTATACTCTGCATTTATCAACAGCAATCATGCGAAAGAGATTGACTGCTCCAATGAGTTCTTCCAGAAGATGGAGGATATGCTTGTTGATTATGGTTCAGTAAAGATCCATATGCCTTTTAGGTACTTTTCAAAATATGAAGTTGCCAAAATAGGTATTAATTTGGGAGCCCAAATCGGTTACACATTCTCCTGTCAGGCCTCCCCAGAAATACCTTGTGGCGCATGCCCAAATTGTGTGGATAGACTTGAAGCGTTAAGAAAAATAGAGACAGAAGCTTAA
- a CDS encoding nucleoside 2-deoxyribosyltransferase has protein sequence MDANAKICLIGDIVTDVTLKGASSEEYKVRLGGIVHAARGLWAIGVPYTVAYFAPDYLDKEIHNYLSRHGCSAVYKIGSVTGAPYVFLIEEVKEAGHQGYQFLLRDQIKVHFDETTWNENIVGGDFTDYIFVSGNYDIAAAISWLSEEAKIHIDLANNVEDLHMFEIMNRRLSTIFLSTSSTLFQTNFVESFRSFAKPFERYAKQLILKENRGGSRGIDFLSDEVVSVPAQTQPIMHSVGVGDVYNSTFVFQHSSGTLKEAMTYASWIATEYALTTFPDDFAKSALRTLATKAEDLISLGGVSLPWEARKSINIYIAAPDFDFVNVEPIDKLFHSLRYHNFNPRRPVQENGQMEKNALTTRKQELYCKDMVLLDECLILVAVLLYNDPGTLIEIGLAAAQGKPTIVYDPYQIAENCMLTQLPTLVSSDLDEVISEVFIQSSKLKTNEQ, from the coding sequence ATGGATGCAAATGCAAAAATCTGTCTTATTGGCGACATAGTAACAGACGTAACATTAAAGGGAGCATCTTCAGAGGAGTATAAAGTCAGGTTAGGAGGCATTGTACATGCGGCTCGTGGATTGTGGGCTATTGGAGTTCCTTACACAGTTGCCTATTTTGCCCCCGATTACCTTGATAAGGAAATACATAACTACCTAAGCCGCCACGGCTGCTCAGCAGTCTATAAGATCGGTAGTGTCACAGGGGCTCCCTATGTCTTCTTAATCGAAGAGGTGAAAGAGGCCGGCCATCAGGGCTACCAGTTTTTACTTCGTGATCAAATTAAGGTTCACTTCGATGAGACTACTTGGAATGAGAATATAGTTGGCGGAGACTTTACCGACTACATTTTTGTCTCTGGTAACTACGATATAGCAGCTGCTATCAGTTGGCTTAGTGAAGAGGCAAAAATACACATTGACTTGGCTAATAACGTGGAGGACTTACATATGTTCGAAATCATGAACCGTAGGCTCTCAACTATTTTTCTTTCCACCTCATCTACCCTTTTCCAGACCAACTTTGTAGAAAGCTTCAGATCTTTTGCTAAACCCTTTGAACGGTATGCCAAACAACTAATCCTTAAGGAAAACCGTGGAGGCAGCAGAGGCATAGATTTCTTGAGTGATGAAGTTGTTTCAGTTCCAGCACAGACGCAACCCATTATGCATTCAGTAGGGGTTGGCGATGTCTATAACTCTACTTTTGTTTTCCAACATAGTTCGGGCACGCTCAAAGAAGCAATGACATATGCTTCATGGATTGCAACAGAATATGCTTTAACCACCTTCCCAGATGACTTCGCTAAGTCAGCTTTAAGAACTCTTGCTACCAAAGCAGAAGATCTGATCAGTCTCGGTGGAGTATCTCTGCCATGGGAGGCAAGGAAAAGTATTAATATATATATCGCAGCCCCTGACTTTGACTTTGTAAACGTTGAGCCTATTGATAAGCTTTTTCACAGCCTTAGATACCATAATTTTAATCCTAGAAGGCCTGTCCAAGAAAATGGCCAAATGGAGAAGAATGCCTTAACAACAAGGAAGCAAGAGCTTTATTGTAAGGATATGGTTCTCTTGGATGAGTGCTTAATACTGGTTGCGGTTCTACTATATAATGACCCAGGCACTTTGATTGAGATAGGATTAGCTGCCGCTCAAGGTAAGCCAACCATCGTCTACGACCCTTACCAGATTGCCGAGAACTGTATGCTTACGCAGCTGCCCACGCTTGTATCCAGTGATTTAGACGAAGTGATTTCCGAAGTATTTATACAAAGCAGCAAACTGAAAACAAATGAGCAATAA
- a CDS encoding NINE protein has translation MRNKTTAALLAFLLGGIGIQHFYLGKTVQGVLSILFFWTLIPAFIAIIDIIRFLLMSNAEFDRKYNIVVAAVPSPSPVVLNRIPKTSMEAMDELEKLYELKEKGILTEGEFTKRKEKMLQSY, from the coding sequence ATGAGAAACAAGACTACAGCAGCCCTTCTGGCCTTCTTGCTCGGGGGCATCGGCATCCAGCACTTCTACTTGGGTAAAACCGTACAGGGAGTACTCAGTATCCTATTTTTCTGGACACTTATCCCGGCTTTTATTGCCATAATTGACATCATCCGATTTCTGCTCATGTCAAACGCAGAGTTTGACCGTAAATATAATATAGTTGTCGCTGCCGTTCCGTCCCCCTCTCCTGTGGTGCTAAACAGAATTCCTAAAACGAGTATGGAAGCAATGGATGAGCTGGAAAAGCTTTATGAATTGAAGGAGAAAGGTATCTTGACCGAGGGAGAGTTTACAAAGAGAAAGGAGAAGATGCTCCAGAGCTACTAA
- a CDS encoding DUF4041 domain-containing protein: MELTIAILLILALGAAAFFLFKKLKKSQEDNKQLNASLEAYRPIIDIESALSVKNKELEVIQKAAEELREKYHNGKELLTKLERDINLFESDLDTIDFGIYKPIFNLDDSEAYKLMLTEIVNRQKDFIQRERAAICTTTWTVEGSEAKGRAMIRQYIKLTLRAFNGEADSLIAKVKWNNIARFEERLKRAHEAINKLGKSNHVHITDDYLQLKLDELHLVHELEVKKYEEKEEQRQIREQMREEEKAQRELERAQREAEDEEKRFEKALEQAQKKLEKAQGKELDQLSNQILELQRQLEQAHEAKERAISRAQMTRSGHVYIISNIGSFGENRYKIGMTRRLEPMDRVKELGDASVPFEFDVHAMIYSEDAPGLENTLHKIFNEKRVNMVNYRKEFFNVSLQEIEEAIKENTDAEFHITKAAEAKEYRETLSILTAPIQAETKAPQVAAYPDAIF, translated from the coding sequence ATGGAATTAACAATTGCTATTCTGTTAATCCTGGCGCTCGGAGCAGCTGCCTTCTTTCTATTCAAAAAGCTGAAGAAGTCTCAGGAAGACAATAAACAACTAAACGCCTCCCTAGAGGCTTACCGCCCCATCATAGACATCGAAAGTGCCCTGTCCGTCAAGAATAAGGAACTGGAGGTTATACAAAAGGCCGCAGAAGAGCTAAGGGAGAAGTACCACAACGGCAAGGAACTTCTGACAAAGCTGGAGCGTGATATCAACCTCTTTGAGTCGGACCTGGACACCATAGACTTTGGTATCTATAAGCCAATCTTCAACCTCGATGATTCTGAAGCCTACAAGTTGATGTTAACTGAAATTGTCAACAGGCAGAAAGATTTCATTCAGCGGGAAAGGGCAGCCATTTGCACCACCACTTGGACAGTGGAGGGGAGTGAGGCAAAGGGGCGCGCTATGATACGCCAGTACATCAAGCTCACGCTGCGAGCCTTCAATGGCGAAGCGGACTCTTTAATCGCCAAGGTGAAATGGAACAACATCGCACGTTTCGAGGAGAGACTCAAACGCGCACATGAGGCCATCAACAAGCTTGGAAAGTCAAACCATGTTCATATCACAGACGATTACTTACAACTGAAACTGGATGAGCTGCATCTCGTCCATGAGCTGGAGGTTAAGAAGTACGAAGAGAAAGAAGAGCAGCGCCAGATCCGGGAGCAGATGCGCGAGGAGGAAAAGGCCCAGCGCGAACTGGAGAGAGCACAAAGAGAAGCTGAGGATGAAGAAAAGCGATTCGAGAAAGCACTGGAGCAGGCCCAGAAGAAGTTAGAGAAAGCCCAGGGGAAGGAGCTTGACCAGCTTAGCAATCAAATCCTTGAACTACAGCGCCAATTAGAGCAGGCCCATGAGGCTAAAGAGCGGGCTATCTCCAGGGCTCAGATGACCCGTTCAGGTCACGTCTACATCATCTCAAACATTGGCTCTTTTGGAGAGAACAGGTACAAGATCGGTATGACCCGCCGCTTGGAGCCTATGGACAGGGTGAAAGAACTAGGTGATGCATCTGTTCCTTTTGAGTTCGACGTGCATGCCATGATCTATTCTGAAGACGCACCAGGCCTTGAAAATACCTTACACAAGATCTTCAATGAGAAGCGGGTCAATATGGTTAACTACCGCAAGGAGTTCTTTAACGTGAGTCTTCAGGAGATTGAGGAAGCCATCAAAGAAAATACCGATGCTGAGTTCCACATCACTAAGGCCGCGGAGGCAAAAGAATACAGGGAGACCCTATCAATCCTGACAGCCCCCATCCAAGCAGAAACTAAGGCACCCCAGGTAGCTGCATACCCAGACGCTATTTTCTAG
- a CDS encoding IS256 family transposase, with amino-acid sequence MEEKNELDLERIKRQFLEEFRSGKPTFGKDGALGPLLKHFLEAALDAEMDLHLNAEQRQQGNRRNGKVSKQVRTSDGVIEVESSRDRSASFEPQIIKKRETVLAENLEPRILSMYGLGMSLRDISAHLKEMYDMDISHDTLAALTEKIVPQVKEWQARPLDRLYCIVWLDAMHYKVRQEGRTVSKAVYNILGIDRHGHKELLGVYVSESEGATFWLSVLTDLQQRGVADMLIACIDNLKGFAEAITSVFPKTEVQSCIVHQIRNSLKYVASKDQKEFMRDLKPVYRAESKELAELRLLELEEKWGKKYPKVLESWQRNWDKLSTYFKYTEPIRHLIYTTNTIEGFHRQVRKVTKTKGAFPSDMALLKLIYLSHQNISRKWVMPLANWSQTAQQLSIWFGDRMQLDLK; translated from the coding sequence ATGGAAGAGAAAAACGAGCTGGATCTGGAGAGGATCAAGCGCCAGTTCCTGGAGGAGTTCCGGAGCGGCAAACCCACCTTCGGCAAAGACGGCGCCCTGGGCCCTCTGCTGAAACACTTCTTAGAGGCCGCCCTGGATGCGGAGATGGACCTGCACCTGAATGCTGAGCAGCGCCAGCAAGGCAACCGCCGCAACGGAAAGGTGAGCAAGCAGGTCCGCACCTCAGACGGCGTGATCGAGGTGGAATCATCCCGCGACCGCTCGGCAAGCTTCGAGCCGCAGATCATCAAGAAACGGGAAACGGTGCTGGCCGAGAACCTCGAGCCCCGCATCCTGAGCATGTACGGTCTGGGGATGAGCTTGCGGGACATCTCTGCTCATCTCAAGGAGATGTACGACATGGACATCTCCCACGACACCCTGGCCGCCCTCACCGAGAAGATCGTGCCCCAGGTCAAGGAGTGGCAGGCAAGGCCGCTGGACAGGCTCTACTGCATCGTCTGGCTGGACGCCATGCACTATAAGGTGCGGCAGGAAGGGCGGACCGTCTCCAAGGCCGTCTACAATATTTTAGGCATTGACCGCCACGGCCACAAGGAGCTGCTGGGCGTGTACGTCTCGGAAAGCGAGGGGGCTACCTTCTGGCTCAGTGTGCTTACGGACCTGCAGCAGCGGGGCGTCGCCGATATGCTCATCGCCTGCATTGATAATCTCAAGGGCTTTGCCGAGGCCATTACCAGTGTCTTTCCAAAAACTGAAGTGCAGAGCTGCATCGTGCATCAGATCAGAAACAGCCTCAAGTATGTGGCCTCCAAGGACCAGAAGGAGTTCATGCGGGACCTCAAGCCCGTCTACCGGGCAGAGTCAAAGGAACTGGCCGAGCTGCGGCTGCTGGAGCTGGAGGAGAAGTGGGGCAAGAAATACCCCAAGGTGCTCGAGAGCTGGCAGCGGAACTGGGACAAGCTCTCCACGTACTTTAAGTACACCGAGCCGATTCGCCACCTGATCTACACCACCAACACCATCGAGGGCTTTCACCGCCAGGTGCGCAAGGTGACCAAAACGAAGGGAGCTTTCCCCTCCGACATGGCCCTGTTGAAGCTGATTTACCTCTCGCACCAGAACATCAGCCGAAAGTGGGTCATGCCCCTTGCCAACTGGAGCCAGACAGCCCAGCAGTTGTCAATCTGGTTTGGGGACAGGATGCAGCTGGACTTGAAGTGA